A stretch of the Halictus rubicundus isolate RS-2024b chromosome 16, iyHalRubi1_principal, whole genome shotgun sequence genome encodes the following:
- the LOC143362239 gene encoding transmembrane protein 42 translates to MRRKWETNSSLSSNEIDTSSAATSTNEKQQESKVRLAVVAGVFATVGSLLGKLAGIVGIDSVIGLLLKGILLVLMISSNTIGCTFFVKALNASGSSLPCTIASSATSYVCSALAGFLIFNESTSITWWCGISLVILGLFFISRVPAKTDSTEKLKQK, encoded by the exons atgcgGCGTAAATGGGAGACAAATTCTTCGTTGTCGTCGAACGAAATCGACACATCTTCTGCAGCAACATCGACAAATGAAAAACAACAAGAATCAAAAGTTCGTTTAGCCGTTGTCGCTGGAGTTTTTGCAACCGTTGGAAGCTTGTTGGGTAAACTTGCTGGAATTGTAGGAATAGATTCCGTG ATTGGTTTGCTTCTGAAAGGCATCCTCTTGGTGCTGATGATATCAAGTAATACAATTGGTTGTACATTTTTCGTGAAAGCGCTCAATGCAAGCGGATCTTCCTTACCGTGTACAATTGCCAGCTCTGCCACTAGCTACGTTTGTTCG GCGCTAGCTGGTTTCTTGATTTTTAACGAATCCACGTCGATTACCTGGTGGTGCGGCATATCGTTAGTTATTTTAGGTTTATTTTTCATCAGTCGTGTTCCAGCGAAAACCGATTCCACGGagaaattgaaacaaaaataG